A region from the Muribaculum gordoncarteri genome encodes:
- a CDS encoding NADH-quinone oxidoreductase subunit N, which produces MDYSQFLVMHQEIGLLVLILLVFLFDTFSSRPAPKGFTMFTVCLFGLLTALGFVFPIDKQVASAFGGMYVTSPVMIGIKNVLNIGVFIVILQSIKWADSEFMRVRRGEFYELLLITLFGMYLMISARHFLLFIIGLETASLPLAALVAFDKNRYESHEAAVKYILTAVFSSAIFMMGLSFVYALSGTLYFSDVAASIVDGGALLIVAIAFVIGGMGFKLSLVPFHLWTADVYQGAPTSVTSYLSVISKGAAAFAFFVILVQVFGPFYNGIWEWMLYALIILTITIGNLFALRQKNLKRFLAFSSISQAGYIMLGVIAGSAQGLGSLIFYILVYIFSNLAAFGVISAIENKTGRVDMDDYNNLYSTNPKLAFTMMLAMFSLAGIPPFAGFFSKFFIFTSAVAPGTPALYILVLIALINTIISLYYYLLVVKAMFINNQQECVIPAFRSASSERVAMWICVAGIILVGVVSCIYNGLIDSSVANPEYIFTMFAN; this is translated from the coding sequence ATGGATTATTCACAGTTTTTGGTCATGCATCAAGAGATAGGATTGCTGGTCCTCATCTTATTGGTCTTTTTATTTGATACATTCAGCTCGCGCCCTGCACCCAAGGGATTCACCATGTTCACTGTGTGTCTTTTCGGTTTGCTCACTGCGCTGGGCTTCGTATTCCCCATCGACAAGCAGGTAGCTTCGGCCTTTGGTGGCATGTATGTTACTTCACCCGTGATGATAGGCATCAAGAATGTCCTCAACATCGGTGTGTTCATCGTTATTCTTCAGTCAATCAAGTGGGCCGACTCCGAGTTCATGCGTGTGCGTCGCGGCGAGTTCTACGAGCTGCTGCTCATCACCCTTTTCGGTATGTACCTCATGATTTCGGCTCGTCACTTCCTGCTGTTCATCATCGGCCTCGAAACGGCTTCTCTTCCGCTTGCCGCTCTCGTGGCATTTGACAAGAACCGTTATGAGAGCCATGAGGCTGCCGTTAAGTACATCCTCACCGCTGTATTCTCGTCGGCTATCTTCATGATGGGATTGAGCTTTGTCTATGCACTTTCGGGAACTCTCTACTTCAGCGATGTTGCCGCTTCGATTGTCGACGGCGGTGCGTTGCTCATCGTTGCCATCGCGTTTGTCATTGGCGGTATGGGATTCAAGCTCTCGCTGGTTCCCTTCCACCTTTGGACTGCCGATGTCTATCAGGGTGCTCCCACTTCGGTTACCTCCTATCTTTCGGTTATCTCAAAGGGTGCTGCCGCATTTGCATTCTTCGTGATTCTCGTGCAGGTATTCGGTCCGTTCTACAACGGCATCTGGGAGTGGATGCTCTATGCACTCATCATCCTCACTATCACAATCGGTAACCTCTTTGCTCTGCGTCAGAAGAATCTTAAGCGATTCCTCGCATTCTCCTCAATCTCCCAGGCCGGTTATATCATGCTTGGTGTGATTGCAGGAAGCGCTCAGGGTCTTGGTTCGTTGATTTTCTACATCCTTGTCTACATCTTCTCCAACCTTGCCGCATTCGGTGTCATCTCAGCCATCGAAAACAAGACCGGTCGTGTCGACATGGACGATTACAACAATCTCTACAGCACCAATCCCAAGCTTGCCTTCACGATGATGCTTGCCATGTTCTCGCTTGCGGGTATTCCTCCGTTTGCCGGTTTCTTCAGCAAGTTCTTCATCTTCACCTCGGCTGTCGCTCCCGGAACTCCGGCGCTCTACATCCTCGTGCTCATTGCGTTGATCAACACCATCATCTCGCTCTACTACTACTTGCTCGTGGTTAAGGCGATGTTCATCAACAATCAGCAGGAGTGTGTCATCCCCGCTTTCCGTTCGGCATCATCCGAGCGTGTTGCAATGTGGATTTGTGTTGCAGGCATTATCCTTGTTGGTGTTGTAAGCTGCATCTACAACGGACTCATCGATTCTTCGGTTGCCAATCCCGAATACATCTTCACGATGTTTGCCAACTAA
- a CDS encoding GNAT family N-acetyltransferase, with protein sequence MIFRIAVESDIPRIWTIINQAKAQMYREGKHQWSESYPAVADIERDIASGYGYVLDNGDGVVAYGAVVFDGEPAYDMLDGRWLADVPYVVVHRLAVADEAKRRGVAVRFMSSVEELARDRGVTSFRVDTNYDNFYMLRIFDKLGFIYCGEVRYDSGLRRAYEKLLAPA encoded by the coding sequence ATGATTTTTAGAATTGCCGTTGAGTCCGACATCCCTCGCATCTGGACCATCATCAATCAGGCCAAGGCACAGATGTATCGCGAGGGCAAGCACCAGTGGAGCGAGAGTTATCCCGCGGTTGCCGACATCGAGCGTGACATCGCGTCGGGCTATGGTTATGTCCTTGACAATGGTGACGGCGTTGTCGCTTATGGGGCCGTGGTTTTTGACGGAGAGCCGGCCTATGACATGCTCGACGGCCGCTGGCTGGCCGATGTGCCTTATGTTGTCGTTCATCGCCTTGCCGTGGCCGATGAGGCGAAGCGACGCGGTGTCGCCGTAAGGTTCATGTCGTCGGTTGAGGAGCTTGCCCGTGACAGGGGTGTGACATCGTTCAGGGTCGACACCAATTACGACAATTTCTACATGCTGCGCATATTCGATAAACTCGGATTCATCTATTGCGGTGAGGTACGTTACGATTCGGGGCTGCGACGGGCCTATGAAAAGCTTCTCGCTCCTGCCTGA
- a CDS encoding glycosyltransferase family 2 protein — protein MIELDFLCSSEAIMPLVGQVDEYIFIVRRGVTVHLSDNALHRMRQVARMTGASVVYSDYYERRDGLLSPHRLIDCSRGGVLRDDFDFGHLMLVDSRALESALASVQRHYDYAAFYALRLALSRQGKVVHCPELLYASEGVSGGGSQFDYVDPRNRAVQVEMEQACTEHLKAVGAWLEPEFRKVDLSGSWPVEASVVIPVRNRVSTVADAVKSALSQEAPFRFNVIVVDNHSTDGTTEVVASIAAADDRVIHIVPESDTLGIGGCWNRALTDSQCGKFAVQLDSDDVYSDTSVLTRIVDEFYRSNCAMVVGSYMLTDFDKNPIPPGVIDHREWTDANGRNNALRVNGLGAPRAFFTPVVRDILFPDTCYGEDYAMGLAVSREYRIGRIYDVLYLCRRWEGNSDASLSLDRLNANNLYKDTLRSWELEARINLNRDRHEA, from the coding sequence ATGATTGAATTGGATTTTTTGTGCTCGTCCGAGGCCATTATGCCTCTTGTCGGGCAGGTTGACGAATATATATTCATTGTGCGTCGCGGCGTGACGGTGCATCTGTCGGACAATGCGCTGCATCGTATGCGTCAGGTGGCGCGCATGACCGGCGCATCGGTTGTCTACTCCGACTACTACGAGCGGCGCGACGGTCTGTTGTCGCCGCATAGGCTCATTGACTGCAGCCGTGGCGGAGTGCTTCGTGACGATTTCGATTTCGGGCATCTGATGCTCGTTGACTCTCGTGCGCTTGAAAGCGCGTTGGCTTCGGTTCAGCGTCACTATGACTATGCTGCGTTCTATGCTCTGCGGCTTGCCCTGTCGCGTCAGGGTAAAGTGGTGCATTGTCCCGAGTTGCTCTACGCCTCTGAGGGTGTGTCCGGCGGTGGTTCGCAGTTTGACTATGTTGATCCGCGCAATCGCGCCGTGCAGGTCGAGATGGAGCAGGCCTGTACCGAGCACCTCAAGGCCGTTGGCGCGTGGCTTGAACCCGAGTTCCGCAAGGTCGACCTCTCCGGAAGCTGGCCTGTTGAAGCGTCGGTGGTTATCCCCGTGCGCAATCGTGTCAGCACCGTGGCCGATGCCGTCAAGAGTGCATTGTCGCAGGAGGCTCCGTTCCGCTTCAATGTTATAGTTGTCGACAATCACTCCACCGATGGAACTACCGAGGTCGTAGCGTCGATTGCGGCTGCCGACGACCGCGTGATTCACATCGTCCCCGAGTCGGACACTCTCGGTATTGGCGGATGCTGGAACCGTGCTTTGACCGACAGCCAATGTGGCAAGTTTGCCGTGCAGCTCGACAGCGACGATGTCTACAGCGACACTTCAGTTCTGACGCGCATCGTTGACGAGTTTTATCGCAGCAACTGCGCAATGGTGGTGGGCAGTTACATGTTGACCGATTTCGACAAAAATCCTATACCGCCCGGTGTCATCGACCATCGTGAATGGACCGATGCTAACGGGCGTAACAATGCCTTGCGTGTCAACGGGCTTGGAGCGCCTCGTGCGTTCTTCACCCCGGTTGTGCGTGACATTCTGTTCCCCGACACCTGTTACGGTGAGGATTATGCGATGGGACTTGCCGTGTCACGCGAATACCGCATAGGACGCATCTACGATGTGCTCTATCTGTGCCGCAGGTGGGAAGGAAATTCCGATGCATCATTGTCACTCGACCGCTTGAACGCCAACAACCTCTATAAGGACACCCTGAGGTCGTGGGAACTTGAGGCGCGCATCAACCTTAACCGTGACCGACATGAAGCGTGA
- a CDS encoding DUF4922 domain-containing protein, with amino-acid sequence MKRDAIDRLVDDQLRDWEEVRLRTMSLRDVKIKDVTVDGIPWRVQSNPARVVSTGAKVDKASIAARPCFLCRDNRPQCQHIHQWGDYEILVNPFPIFPGHLTIASCHHEPQSVNGHVGDMLRLACDLEGYTVFYNGPQCGASAPDHLHFQAVPSEYMPLDRRYPFKRHYFIDSQERVGEALSELLDSLSAYGDEPMVNIALRAVDSSTIEAVVVPRRAHRPLCYDTVKVSPGAVDVFGTLITVSEADFDAVDSSLAAAIFNDVAFASHELSVNVGIMSAPEIQYELHGPFEADAEGAEFRPLSSDSYFTLKDVTIGVDFHWQRKEDQSFLGNLKLKKSGDLTLALNIVSVEDYLTSVISSEMSADASLELLKAHAVISRSWVLAQIRHKASASGHVDMLDTPEERVKWYDHDDHVDFDVCADDHCQRYQGITRASRAQVRSAILSTWGEVLMHGDELCDTRFSKCCGGAFEEFQYCWEPRRHDYLVAACDAVDGAPLPDLTVEANAREWILGRPDAFCSDVDESILAQVLNNYDRETVDFYRWTVDYDVDELSAIVRERSGIDFGEISDLVPLARGTSGRIYRLKIVGSKRTMIVGKELEIRKWLSRSHLYSSAFVVERTLHGFRLHGAGWGHGVGLCQIGAAVMGERGFNYRQILSHYFKDAEIRSIY; translated from the coding sequence ATGAAGCGTGACGCTATTGACCGGCTGGTCGATGATCAGCTGCGTGACTGGGAGGAGGTGAGGTTGCGCACCATGTCGCTGCGCGATGTGAAGATCAAGGATGTGACGGTCGACGGTATTCCGTGGCGGGTTCAGTCCAATCCTGCACGTGTCGTAAGCACCGGTGCCAAGGTTGACAAGGCATCCATTGCCGCTCGTCCATGCTTCCTGTGCCGTGACAACCGTCCTCAGTGTCAGCATATACATCAATGGGGCGACTATGAAATTCTGGTCAATCCGTTCCCTATATTTCCCGGTCATCTCACCATTGCCTCGTGCCATCATGAGCCGCAGTCGGTCAATGGTCATGTAGGCGACATGTTGAGGCTCGCCTGTGACCTTGAAGGCTACACGGTGTTCTACAACGGGCCGCAATGCGGTGCGTCGGCTCCCGATCATCTTCACTTTCAGGCTGTTCCGTCGGAGTATATGCCGCTTGACAGGCGTTATCCGTTCAAGCGTCACTACTTCATTGATTCGCAGGAGCGTGTAGGCGAAGCGTTGTCTGAGTTGCTCGACTCTTTGTCGGCCTACGGTGACGAGCCCATGGTCAACATAGCCCTGCGTGCTGTCGACTCCTCGACAATCGAGGCGGTTGTAGTGCCGAGGCGTGCGCATCGTCCTCTGTGTTACGACACCGTCAAGGTGAGCCCCGGTGCCGTTGATGTGTTCGGCACTCTTATTACCGTTTCCGAGGCCGATTTCGATGCTGTCGACTCATCGTTGGCGGCTGCGATATTCAACGATGTCGCCTTTGCGTCACATGAGCTGTCGGTCAATGTCGGCATCATGTCGGCACCCGAAATACAATATGAGTTGCACGGCCCTTTTGAGGCCGATGCCGAAGGCGCTGAGTTCCGTCCGCTTTCCTCCGACTCCTATTTCACGCTAAAGGATGTCACGATAGGTGTTGACTTCCATTGGCAGCGCAAGGAGGATCAGTCATTCCTTGGCAATCTTAAATTGAAAAAGTCGGGCGACCTCACTTTGGCTTTGAACATTGTGTCAGTCGAGGACTATCTCACGAGCGTTATCTCGTCGGAGATGAGTGCCGACGCGTCGCTTGAATTGCTGAAGGCCCATGCCGTTATATCGCGCAGCTGGGTTCTGGCCCAGATTCGTCACAAGGCATCGGCTTCAGGTCATGTCGACATGCTCGACACCCCCGAAGAGCGTGTAAAGTGGTACGACCACGACGACCATGTCGACTTTGATGTGTGTGCCGACGACCATTGCCAGCGTTATCAGGGCATAACAAGGGCGAGCCGCGCTCAGGTGCGCAGTGCCATTCTGTCGACTTGGGGCGAAGTGCTTATGCACGGCGACGAGCTGTGCGATACCCGCTTCTCAAAGTGTTGCGGAGGCGCGTTTGAAGAGTTTCAGTACTGTTGGGAGCCACGGCGGCATGACTATCTCGTGGCCGCGTGTGACGCTGTTGACGGTGCCCCGTTGCCCGACCTGACAGTCGAGGCCAATGCCCGTGAGTGGATTCTCGGTCGTCCCGATGCTTTTTGCTCCGATGTCGACGAGTCTATTCTTGCCCAGGTGCTCAACAACTACGACCGTGAAACTGTCGACTTCTATCGCTGGACAGTCGATTACGATGTCGATGAGCTGTCGGCGATTGTGCGTGAACGGTCGGGAATTGATTTTGGTGAGATAAGTGACCTCGTTCCGCTTGCACGCGGCACATCGGGGCGCATCTATCGGTTGAAAATTGTAGGCTCCAAGCGCACTATGATTGTCGGCAAGGAGCTCGAAATAAGGAAGTGGCTGTCGCGCAGTCACCTCTACAGCTCGGCTTTCGTGGTTGAGCGCACCCTGCATGGATTCCGTCTTCATGGCGCAGGATGGGGGCATGGAGTGGGGTTATGTCAGATAGGGGCCGCCGTGATGGGTGAGCGTGGCTTCAATTATCGTCAAATTTTGTCACATTACTTCAAAGATGCTGAAATCAGGTCAATCTATTAA
- a CDS encoding MFS transporter produces MLKSGQSINRAAKWPWMWISTLYFAQALPYVAVMTLSVIMYKRMGISNTDIALYTSWLYLPWVIKPFWSPLVDLIRTKRWWTVTMELFIGIGLGALAFTLPLSCFFQATLAVFWVVAFMSATHDIAADGFYMLALTEHQQSFYVGIRSTFYRIATIVGQGLLVMLAGVIEERTGDIPLAWMAVMLALSLFFLLVSLYHGVILPRPAIDRPAPGVTARNIMREFLATFASFFKKKQAWVAIAFMLLYRLPEAQLVKLINPFLLDSREAGGLGLSTSEVGFVYGTVGIIGLTLGGIIGGFVAAHGGLKKWIWPMAWSISLTCGTFCYLAIVQPSDMLSINACVFVEQFGYGFGFTAYMLYLIYFSEGPFRTAHYAICTGFMALGMMLPGMAAGWLQETMGYVNFFWWVMGCCIVTIAVTAFIKVPASFGRK; encoded by the coding sequence ATGCTGAAATCAGGTCAATCTATTAATAGGGCGGCCAAGTGGCCGTGGATGTGGATATCCACACTCTATTTTGCTCAGGCGTTGCCCTATGTGGCTGTGATGACACTCTCGGTCATCATGTATAAGCGCATGGGGATAAGCAACACCGATATAGCCCTTTACACCTCATGGCTCTATCTGCCGTGGGTCATAAAACCATTTTGGAGCCCTCTTGTCGACCTTATACGCACCAAGCGGTGGTGGACTGTGACGATGGAGCTTTTTATCGGCATCGGGTTGGGTGCTCTCGCATTCACTTTGCCGCTGTCGTGCTTCTTTCAGGCTACATTGGCTGTGTTCTGGGTCGTGGCGTTTATGAGCGCTACCCACGACATTGCCGCCGACGGATTCTACATGCTCGCTCTCACCGAGCATCAGCAGTCGTTCTACGTGGGAATACGCAGCACCTTCTACCGCATTGCGACCATCGTAGGGCAGGGGTTGCTCGTTATGCTCGCCGGAGTCATTGAGGAGCGCACGGGCGACATTCCGCTTGCGTGGATGGCCGTCATGCTTGCGTTGTCGCTTTTCTTCCTGCTTGTAAGCCTCTACCACGGCGTTATATTGCCTCGCCCGGCAATCGACCGTCCTGCTCCGGGCGTTACGGCACGCAACATCATGCGTGAGTTTCTGGCTACATTTGCATCGTTCTTCAAGAAGAAGCAGGCTTGGGTGGCTATCGCATTCATGTTGCTCTACCGACTTCCCGAGGCGCAGCTTGTCAAGCTCATCAATCCGTTTCTGCTCGATTCACGCGAGGCGGGAGGACTTGGCCTCTCCACTTCGGAGGTGGGATTTGTCTACGGCACCGTAGGCATTATCGGACTTACACTCGGAGGCATCATCGGCGGCTTCGTGGCAGCCCACGGCGGCCTCAAGAAGTGGATTTGGCCTATGGCGTGGAGCATCTCGCTCACATGCGGCACATTCTGTTATCTGGCCATTGTGCAGCCTTCCGATATGCTCTCGATCAATGCCTGTGTATTTGTCGAGCAGTTTGGCTACGGATTCGGCTTCACGGCCTATATGCTCTATCTCATCTACTTCAGTGAAGGCCCGTTCCGCACGGCTCACTATGCGATATGCACTGGCTTCATGGCTCTCGGCATGATGCTCCCCGGCATGGCCGCCGGATGGCTCCAGGAAACGATGGGTTATGTCAACTTCTTCTGGTGGGTGATGGGATGCTGCATCGTCACGATTGCCGTTACCGCCTTCATAAAGGTCCCCGCATCCTTCGGCCGCAAATAA
- a CDS encoding ATP-binding protein, which translates to MNIDIRTLIGESTAYDKKQMLEVKRPKSWLKSVSAFANGEGGMLIFGISDDNQVVGLADAEGDAERISEEVKSKLDPVPAINLEYKEIDGKKLVQIQVYPGQETPYYYIGDKQRIAFVRVGNESVTADRMQLKSLVLKGSGRTYDSLPSNYRFEDMAFSKLKSVHYKRLQRSFEDNEFVSWGIVDENAKLTNAGALLADESPIRQSRIFCTRWNGLDMTNGLGEAIDDVELEGCIIGQLQDAVSFVRNNSRRKWWKENDYREELPDYPERAVTEAIANAIIHRDYMLMGSEIHIDMYDDRLEIYSPGGMLDGKLIQQLNPLTVPSKRRNPLLADFFSRLGLMERRGSGMKKIIDSYKRFERRSNYHIPEFQSNASEFHVVLWNLNYVSDSIIYEKEFQKDVIGMGKEFLKGNNKFRKEFLKAQRMIYKMISANPGITIAEMAVNIGVSDRQVRKYIKRMTDMKFIVRDGGRKNGVWKIIDGDYEDFFDRI; encoded by the coding sequence ATGAACATAGATATACGTACTCTGATAGGTGAATCTACAGCCTATGACAAAAAGCAAATGCTTGAGGTCAAGCGTCCTAAAAGCTGGCTTAAAAGTGTATCTGCCTTTGCCAATGGCGAAGGGGGAATGTTGATTTTTGGCATCAGTGATGATAATCAGGTAGTAGGACTTGCAGATGCAGAAGGTGATGCAGAGAGGATTAGTGAAGAGGTAAAAAGTAAACTTGATCCGGTTCCGGCTATTAATCTTGAATACAAGGAAATAGACGGGAAAAAGCTGGTGCAAATACAAGTGTATCCGGGACAGGAAACTCCGTATTATTACATTGGAGATAAGCAACGCATTGCATTTGTCCGTGTTGGCAATGAATCGGTTACTGCTGACCGCATGCAACTGAAAAGTCTTGTATTAAAAGGCTCCGGTCGCACTTACGATAGTTTGCCTTCCAACTATAGATTTGAGGATATGGCATTCTCTAAACTTAAATCAGTCCATTACAAAAGGTTACAACGCTCGTTTGAAGACAATGAGTTTGTTTCCTGGGGAATTGTTGATGAAAACGCCAAGTTGACAAATGCAGGTGCATTATTGGCTGATGAATCTCCCATACGCCAATCTCGTATATTCTGTACCCGATGGAATGGATTGGATATGACTAATGGTTTGGGCGAAGCGATTGATGATGTTGAATTGGAAGGATGTATAATCGGTCAATTACAGGATGCCGTATCTTTTGTAAGAAATAATTCTCGGAGGAAATGGTGGAAGGAAAATGATTATCGTGAAGAACTTCCGGATTATCCTGAACGTGCTGTAACGGAAGCTATAGCGAATGCAATTATTCATCGTGATTATATGCTGATGGGAAGTGAAATACACATTGATATGTATGATGACCGTTTGGAAATCTACTCTCCGGGCGGTATGTTGGATGGCAAACTCATCCAGCAGCTAAATCCGCTTACGGTGCCGTCCAAAAGAAGGAATCCGTTATTGGCTGATTTTTTCAGCCGATTGGGCCTAATGGAAAGGCGAGGTAGCGGAATGAAAAAGATAATTGATTCCTATAAGAGGTTTGAGCGTCGATCTAATTATCATATTCCTGAATTTCAGTCAAATGCATCTGAATTTCATGTGGTGTTATGGAATTTGAATTATGTAAGCGATAGCATAATATATGAGAAAGAGTTCCAGAAAGATGTTATAGGAATGGGAAAAGAGTTCCTAAAAGGGAATAATAAGTTCCGAAAAGAGTTCCTAAAAGCACAGCGGATGATTTATAAAATGATTTCGGCAAATCCAGGAATCACTATTGCCGAAATGGCTGTAAATATAGGCGTTTCTGACCGACAAGTGCGTAAATACATAAAGAGAATGACTGATATGAAGTTCATTGTTAGGGATGGAGGCCGAAAAAACGGGGTATGGAAAATAATTGACGGTGATTATGAAGACTTTTTTGATAGAATATGA
- a CDS encoding DEAD/DEAH box helicase — translation MKLSLILDNIKSRLGIAELNPMQKRVTESTSANNLLLSPTGSGKTIAFTIAMLRALGKPSGEVKAVVIAPSRELVMQIYRVVREIATGYKTVALYGGHPMADEKNSLTPAPDIIVATPGRLLDHINRKHVDLYTTKVLVLDEYDKSLELGFHDEMRKVIRTMPNLSRIILTSATRLVDMPDFLNMSSPEVIDFLEQGQKPRERTAIVEVESPARDKIDTLIDLLKSLNNGKAIIFVNHRESAVRVFDHLKKAGLPVGLYHGALDQPDREKAIDLLNNGTTPILVSTDLGARGLDIDSVHSIIHYHLPLTEETWTHRNGRTARVDASGTVYVITSEADNLPEYITFDRSYSPTGTSTDPIKASTATIYFNAGKKEKISRGDIAGFLIKQGGMKPESIGRIIVKDHSALAAVPAAEAAALLSRIAPEKLKGKRVRTSLLR, via the coding sequence ATGAAACTATCGCTCATACTCGACAATATCAAATCACGACTCGGCATAGCCGAACTCAATCCCATGCAAAAGCGCGTGACGGAATCAACATCGGCCAACAACCTGCTGCTGTCACCTACAGGGTCGGGCAAAACGATTGCGTTCACGATAGCCATGCTGCGAGCGCTCGGCAAGCCGTCGGGCGAAGTCAAGGCCGTGGTAATCGCTCCGTCGCGTGAGCTGGTGATGCAGATTTACCGGGTAGTGCGCGAAATAGCCACCGGCTATAAGACGGTGGCACTCTATGGAGGACATCCGATGGCCGACGAGAAAAATTCGCTTACTCCGGCCCCCGACATAATAGTGGCGACTCCGGGCCGACTGCTCGACCACATCAACCGCAAGCATGTCGACCTTTATACGACAAAAGTGCTTGTGCTCGACGAGTATGACAAATCACTTGAGCTGGGATTCCATGACGAGATGCGCAAGGTGATACGCACGATGCCCAATCTGTCGCGCATCATTCTCACATCGGCCACCCGACTTGTCGACATGCCTGACTTCCTGAATATGTCGTCGCCCGAGGTTATCGACTTCCTGGAACAAGGTCAAAAACCGAGGGAACGCACCGCCATCGTTGAAGTAGAGAGTCCGGCACGCGACAAAATCGACACTCTCATCGACCTGCTTAAGTCGCTCAACAACGGCAAAGCCATCATCTTTGTAAACCACCGTGAAAGCGCCGTGAGAGTATTCGACCACCTTAAGAAAGCAGGACTGCCCGTGGGGCTGTATCACGGCGCTCTCGACCAGCCCGACCGCGAGAAGGCTATCGACCTGCTCAACAACGGTACGACACCTATACTCGTGTCGACCGACCTCGGCGCACGCGGCCTCGACATCGACTCGGTACACTCGATAATACACTACCACCTGCCGCTTACCGAGGAAACTTGGACTCACCGCAACGGACGCACGGCACGTGTCGACGCATCGGGCACAGTATATGTCATCACTTCCGAAGCCGATAATCTGCCTGAATACATTACATTCGACCGTAGCTATTCGCCCACAGGCACTTCGACCGACCCCATAAAGGCATCGACAGCCACAATATACTTCAACGCAGGCAAAAAGGAGAAAATATCACGCGGCGACATAGCCGGATTCCTCATCAAGCAGGGAGGCATGAAGCCCGAGTCGATAGGCCGCATAATCGTCAAGGATCACAGCGCACTTGCCGCAGTACCGGCAGCCGAAGCCGCCGCGCTCCTGTCGCGCATCGCCCCCGAAAAGCTCAAAGGCAAGCGCGTCCGCACATCCCTACTCCGCTAA
- a CDS encoding helix-turn-helix transcriptional regulator has protein sequence MADSTLRKYIWLINTILDAGKLTFREISEKWDNSSLNYKGVELSKRTFHNHRMAILTELGVDIQCTSKRENSQYYIANQDEIEKNDVLNWLTDSMATEQLLLENKSIANKIVLEPIPGGREWLTLLLQALRDNVRIVFQYTSFHSSTKNDTNRTLEPLCLKLFKRRWYMLGQTIDSGKRLIFALDRITNLELTTERFEYPEDFSAKDFFANFYGICSDEYSRPTRVILKCYREFPKYMRSLPLHHSQEELENGEDFTTFGFYMSPAYDFVQEILSHGSDIEVLAPVWLRNLIKEKTEALTALYK, from the coding sequence ATGGCTGACTCGACATTACGCAAATATATCTGGCTTATTAATACCATTCTTGATGCCGGTAAATTGACCTTTAGGGAGATCAGTGAAAAATGGGACAACTCTTCCCTGAACTATAAGGGTGTGGAATTGTCAAAGCGCACATTCCATAATCATAGGATGGCTATTCTTACGGAACTGGGGGTTGATATTCAATGCACTTCCAAGAGAGAAAACAGTCAGTATTATATCGCCAATCAGGATGAAATAGAGAAGAATGATGTTCTGAACTGGCTTACCGACAGTATGGCTACTGAGCAGTTGCTCCTTGAAAACAAGTCAATAGCCAATAAAATTGTTCTCGAACCGATTCCCGGAGGACGCGAATGGCTGACATTGCTTTTGCAGGCGTTGAGGGACAATGTGAGAATAGTCTTCCAATATACCTCGTTTCATTCCTCGACGAAAAACGACACCAATAGAACGTTGGAGCCACTGTGCCTCAAATTGTTCAAGAGAAGGTGGTATATGCTTGGTCAAACCATTGATAGCGGCAAGCGACTGATTTTCGCGCTTGACCGAATTACGAATCTTGAACTTACCACGGAACGATTTGAATATCCGGAGGATTTTTCGGCTAAGGATTTCTTTGCAAATTTCTATGGAATCTGTTCCGATGAATATTCGCGACCCACACGAGTGATTTTGAAATGCTACCGAGAATTTCCCAAGTATATGAGGTCGCTGCCACTGCATCATTCACAGGAGGAACTGGAAAATGGAGAGGATTTCACTACGTTCGGCTTTTATATGTCGCCGGCATATGATTTTGTTCAGGAGATTTTAAGCCACGGGAGCGATATAGAAGTGCTTGCTCCTGTTTGGCTGCGCAATTTAATAAAAGAAAAGACCGAGGCTTTGACTGCCTTGTACAAATAG